The Humulus lupulus chromosome 3, drHumLupu1.1, whole genome shotgun sequence genome window below encodes:
- the LOC133821131 gene encoding MLP-like protein 34, which yields MAQLTKLEAQMDIMSSAEKFYETYSNKQYLLPKICPNIVKDIELIKGGWESVGSIRQCTYVPTGKSQIDTSMIEAKDEKNKSITMKMLGGEVMKQYSSFIFTVQVTKKSEGGGGSIVKLSIECEKQNENVPCPTVYVEFARLFFSAIDAYLVKN from the exons ATGGCTCAATTAACGAAATTGGAGGCTCAAATGGACATTATGTCCTCTGCTGAAAAGTTCTACGAAACTTACTCCAACAAACAGTATCTCCTGCCCAAAATATGCCCTAACATTGTAAAGGATATCGAGTTGATTAAGGGTGGCTGGGAATCTGTGGGATCAATCAGGCAATGTACTTATGTTCCAACAG GGAAATCTCAGATTGATACTTCCATGATAGAAGCCAAAGATGAGAAAAATAAGTCGATCACCATGAAGATGTTGGGTGGAGAAGTGATGAAGCAATATAGCAGCTTCATATTCACAGTCCAAGTTACCAAAAAGAGTGAGGGAGGAGGAGGCTCAATAGTGAAACTCTCTATAGAATGTGAGAAGCAGAATGAGAATGTTCCATGTCCTACTGTGTACGTAGAATTTGCTCGACTTTTTTTCAGTGCTATCGATGCTTACCTTGTTAAGAATTAA